A single region of the Triticum dicoccoides isolate Atlit2015 ecotype Zavitan chromosome 2B, WEW_v2.0, whole genome shotgun sequence genome encodes:
- the LOC119364325 gene encoding glutathione S-transferase TCHQD-like isoform X2, producing the protein MQLYHHPYSLDSQKVRIALEEKAKLPVFQNGAHVIFRAIDIIQYIDRLAVHLSGEIQPVNTEVLQWMQKVDGWNPKMFTLTHTPLKYRAFVSKFIRRVLIARMAEAPDLASMYHVKLRDGYETEDRLKDPETMRQSEEELSKLLDDVEAQLNKTKYLAGDEFSPADSMFIPILARIALLDLHEEYISSRPRVLEYHTLVKQRPSYKVVIGKYFNGWKKYHTLFRTSFFLCVRTLFRKY; encoded by the exons ATGCAGCTGTATCACCATCCGTATTCACTGGACAGTCAGAAGGTGCGGATAGCCCTGGAAGAGAAGG CGAAGCTCCCTGTCTTCCAAAATGGCGCTCATGTCATTTTCCGCGCCATCGATATCATTCA GTACATAGACAGACTCGCGGTGCACTTAAGCGGCGAAATCCAGCCTGTGAATACTGAGGTTCTCCAGTGGATGCAGAAAGTTGATGGTTGGAATCCTAAGATGTTCACACTAACTCACACCCCGCTAAAGTACCGTGCATTTGTCTCCAAGTTCATACGCCGGGTGCTGATTGCTCGGATGGCTGAAGCCCCAGATTTAGCTAGCATGTACCATGTCAAGCTCCGTGATGGTTATGAGACCGAAGACAGACTGAAGGACCCCGAGACTATGCGGCAAAGTGAGGAAGAGCTGAGCAAACTCCTGGATGATGTTGAGGCACAGCTTAACAAGACCAAATATCTCGCTGGCGATGAATTCTCACCGGCTGATTCGATGTTCATTCCCATTCTTGCACGAATAGCCCTTCTTGATCTGCATGAGGAATACATCAGTAGCAGGCCCAGGGTCCTAGAGTACCACACATTGGTCAAGCAGAGGCCAAGCTACAAGGTTGTAATTGGGAAGTACTTCAATGGGTGGAAGAAGTACCATACTCTCTTCAGGACCTCGTTCTTCCTTTGTGTTCGAACCTTGTTCCGAAAATACTAA
- the LOC119364325 gene encoding glutathione S-transferase TCHQD-like isoform X1 — MQLYHHPYSLDSQKVRIALEEKGIDYTSYHVNPLTGKNMNVTFFRMNPSAKLPVFQNGAHVIFRAIDIIQYIDRLAVHLSGEIQPVNTEVLQWMQKVDGWNPKMFTLTHTPLKYRAFVSKFIRRVLIARMAEAPDLASMYHVKLRDGYETEDRLKDPETMRQSEEELSKLLDDVEAQLNKTKYLAGDEFSPADSMFIPILARIALLDLHEEYISSRPRVLEYHTLVKQRPSYKVVIGKYFNGWKKYHTLFRTSFFLCVRTLFRKY, encoded by the exons ATGCAGCTGTATCACCATCCGTATTCACTGGACAGTCAGAAGGTGCGGATAGCCCTGGAAGAGAAGGGTATTGACTACACATCATATCATGTCAATCCACTAACAGGGAAAAACATGAATGTGACCTTCTTCCGAATGAACCCTTCAGCGAAGCTCCCTGTCTTCCAAAATGGCGCTCATGTCATTTTCCGCGCCATCGATATCATTCA GTACATAGACAGACTCGCGGTGCACTTAAGCGGCGAAATCCAGCCTGTGAATACTGAGGTTCTCCAGTGGATGCAGAAAGTTGATGGTTGGAATCCTAAGATGTTCACACTAACTCACACCCCGCTAAAGTACCGTGCATTTGTCTCCAAGTTCATACGCCGGGTGCTGATTGCTCGGATGGCTGAAGCCCCAGATTTAGCTAGCATGTACCATGTCAAGCTCCGTGATGGTTATGAGACCGAAGACAGACTGAAGGACCCCGAGACTATGCGGCAAAGTGAGGAAGAGCTGAGCAAACTCCTGGATGATGTTGAGGCACAGCTTAACAAGACCAAATATCTCGCTGGCGATGAATTCTCACCGGCTGATTCGATGTTCATTCCCATTCTTGCACGAATAGCCCTTCTTGATCTGCATGAGGAATACATCAGTAGCAGGCCCAGGGTCCTAGAGTACCACACATTGGTCAAGCAGAGGCCAAGCTACAAGGTTGTAATTGGGAAGTACTTCAATGGGTGGAAGAAGTACCATACTCTCTTCAGGACCTCGTTCTTCCTTTGTGTTCGAACCTTGTTCCGAAAATACTAA